The Heptranchias perlo isolate sHepPer1 chromosome 33, sHepPer1.hap1, whole genome shotgun sequence genome contains a region encoding:
- the layna gene encoding layilin isoform X2 — translation MEPRTVLMVIAVCLHSGHGSKLLSGQTVCRRGVERPCYKIAYFQDVSRRLGFEEARSACRSDGGHLLSIESMNEQQLIEKLIQGLSAGDGDFWIGLWRRESSNESSVACPGLYEWLDGSDAKFRNWYVDEPSCGSEVCVVMYHQPSASSGIGGPYLYQWNDDRCNMKNNFICNSRVSDSDSDSDSDWWERLPYGSAVSVRPLSVESEKDLTVIVRESEGNALNIIYIVIPTIPLLLLLLVVTAVFCFRLCVRRQKERSENIVKENNFWMEPIRNNSPNLEIYNVIMKQSEADLTRTRPHVKNTSFQVSPVNQGLDNLSGDYDNMAGNSSESGFVTNEIYEPCNDQPMRSRESGWVENEIYGY, via the exons ATGGAGCCCAGGACAGTATTGATGGTGATCGCTGTCTGCCTGCACTCCGGCCACGGCTCCAAACTACTGAgcg GTCAGACCGTGTGCCGCAGAGGAGTCGAGCGCCCGTGTTACAAAATCGCCTACTTCCAAGACGTGTCGCGCAGGTTGGGTTTCGAGGAGGCGCGGAGTGCGTGTCGGAGCGATGGGGGGCACCTGCTCAGCATCGAGTCAATGAACGAGCAGCAGCTCATCGAGAAACTGATACAAGGCTTGTCTGCAGGCGATGGTGATTTCTGGATCGGACTCTGGCGGAGAGAGAGCAGTAACGAGAGCTCGGTGGCCTGTCCCGGCTTGTACGAGTGGTTGGACGGGAGTGATGCCAAGTTTAG AAACTGGTATGTGGATGAGCCGTCGTGTGgcagtgaggtgtgtgtggtgatgTATCACCAGCCCTCTGCTTCCTCGGGCATTGGCGGGCCGTACCTATACCAGTGGAACGACGACCGATGCAACATGAAGAACAACTTTATCTGCAA TTCGAGGGTCTCCGACTCTGACTCCGACTCCGACTCCGACTGGTGGGAACGGCTCCCAT ATGGTTCTGCAGTCTCCGTCAGACCCCTGTCTGTCGAGAGTGAGAAGGACTTGACTGTTATCGTCAGGGAATCGGAAG GCAATGCTCTAAACATCATCTACATCGTCATTCCCACAATCCCACTGCTCCTCCTGTTGCTGGTAGTGACCGCGGTGTTTTGTTTCCGCCTCTGTGTAAGAAG GCAGAAGGAAAGAAGTGAAAACATCGTGAAGGAGAACAATTTCTGGATGGAGCCCATCAGAAACAACTCACCAAACCTGGAGATCTACAATGTGATCATGAAGCAGTCGGAGGCAGACCTGACCAGAACTAGGCCTCACGTAAAGAACACGTCCTTCCAGGTATCTCCTGTTAACCAAGGTTTGGACAATTTATCCGGGGACTACGACAACATGGCCGGCAACTCTTCCGAGAGTGGCTTCGTCACCAATGAGATCTACGAACCTTGCAACGACCAACCAATGAGGAGCAGAGAGTCAGGCTGGGTGGAAAACGAGATATATGGCTACTAG
- the layna gene encoding layilin isoform X4, whose protein sequence is MEPRTVLMVIAVCLHSGHGSKLLSGQTVCRRGVERPCYKIAYFQDVSRRLGFEEARSACRSDGGHLLSIESMNEQQLIEKLIQGLSAGDGDFWIGLWRRESSNESSVACPGLYEWLDGSDAKFRNWYVDEPSCGSEVCVVMYHQPSASSGIGGPYLYQWNDDRCNMKNNFICNSRVSDSDSDSDSDWWERLPCNALNIIYIVIPTIPLLLLLLVVTAVFCFRLCVRRQKERSENIVKENNFWMEPIRNNSPNLEIYNVIMKQSEADLTRTRPHVKNTSFQVSPVNQGLDNLSGDYDNMAGNSSESGFVTNEIYEPCNDQPMRSRESGWVENEIYGY, encoded by the exons ATGGAGCCCAGGACAGTATTGATGGTGATCGCTGTCTGCCTGCACTCCGGCCACGGCTCCAAACTACTGAgcg GTCAGACCGTGTGCCGCAGAGGAGTCGAGCGCCCGTGTTACAAAATCGCCTACTTCCAAGACGTGTCGCGCAGGTTGGGTTTCGAGGAGGCGCGGAGTGCGTGTCGGAGCGATGGGGGGCACCTGCTCAGCATCGAGTCAATGAACGAGCAGCAGCTCATCGAGAAACTGATACAAGGCTTGTCTGCAGGCGATGGTGATTTCTGGATCGGACTCTGGCGGAGAGAGAGCAGTAACGAGAGCTCGGTGGCCTGTCCCGGCTTGTACGAGTGGTTGGACGGGAGTGATGCCAAGTTTAG AAACTGGTATGTGGATGAGCCGTCGTGTGgcagtgaggtgtgtgtggtgatgTATCACCAGCCCTCTGCTTCCTCGGGCATTGGCGGGCCGTACCTATACCAGTGGAACGACGACCGATGCAACATGAAGAACAACTTTATCTGCAA TTCGAGGGTCTCCGACTCTGACTCCGACTCCGACTCCGACTGGTGGGAACGGCTCCCAT GCAATGCTCTAAACATCATCTACATCGTCATTCCCACAATCCCACTGCTCCTCCTGTTGCTGGTAGTGACCGCGGTGTTTTGTTTCCGCCTCTGTGTAAGAAG GCAGAAGGAAAGAAGTGAAAACATCGTGAAGGAGAACAATTTCTGGATGGAGCCCATCAGAAACAACTCACCAAACCTGGAGATCTACAATGTGATCATGAAGCAGTCGGAGGCAGACCTGACCAGAACTAGGCCTCACGTAAAGAACACGTCCTTCCAGGTATCTCCTGTTAACCAAGGTTTGGACAATTTATCCGGGGACTACGACAACATGGCCGGCAACTCTTCCGAGAGTGGCTTCGTCACCAATGAGATCTACGAACCTTGCAACGACCAACCAATGAGGAGCAGAGAGTCAGGCTGGGTGGAAAACGAGATATATGGCTACTAG
- the layna gene encoding layilin isoform X1: MEPRTVLMVIAVCLHSGHGSKLLSGQTVCRRGVERPCYKIAYFQDVSRRLGFEEARSACRSDGGHLLSIESMNEQQLIEKLIQGLSAGDGDFWIGLWRRESSNESSVACPGLYEWLDGSDAKFRNWYVDEPSCGSEVCVVMYHQPSASSGIGGPYLYQWNDDRCNMKNNFICKYAAVRGSPTLTPTPTPTGGNGSHVDGSAVSVRPLSVESEKDLTVIVRESEGNALNIIYIVIPTIPLLLLLLVVTAVFCFRLCVRRQKERSENIVKENNFWMEPIRNNSPNLEIYNVIMKQSEADLTRTRPHVKNTSFQVSPVNQGLDNLSGDYDNMAGNSSESGFVTNEIYEPCNDQPMRSRESGWVENEIYGY; this comes from the exons ATGGAGCCCAGGACAGTATTGATGGTGATCGCTGTCTGCCTGCACTCCGGCCACGGCTCCAAACTACTGAgcg GTCAGACCGTGTGCCGCAGAGGAGTCGAGCGCCCGTGTTACAAAATCGCCTACTTCCAAGACGTGTCGCGCAGGTTGGGTTTCGAGGAGGCGCGGAGTGCGTGTCGGAGCGATGGGGGGCACCTGCTCAGCATCGAGTCAATGAACGAGCAGCAGCTCATCGAGAAACTGATACAAGGCTTGTCTGCAGGCGATGGTGATTTCTGGATCGGACTCTGGCGGAGAGAGAGCAGTAACGAGAGCTCGGTGGCCTGTCCCGGCTTGTACGAGTGGTTGGACGGGAGTGATGCCAAGTTTAG AAACTGGTATGTGGATGAGCCGTCGTGTGgcagtgaggtgtgtgtggtgatgTATCACCAGCCCTCTGCTTCCTCGGGCATTGGCGGGCCGTACCTATACCAGTGGAACGACGACCGATGCAACATGAAGAACAACTTTATCTGCAAGTACGCGGCAG TTCGAGGGTCTCCGACTCTGACTCCGACTCCGACTCCGACTGGTGGGAACGGCTCCCATGTGG ATGGTTCTGCAGTCTCCGTCAGACCCCTGTCTGTCGAGAGTGAGAAGGACTTGACTGTTATCGTCAGGGAATCGGAAG GCAATGCTCTAAACATCATCTACATCGTCATTCCCACAATCCCACTGCTCCTCCTGTTGCTGGTAGTGACCGCGGTGTTTTGTTTCCGCCTCTGTGTAAGAAG GCAGAAGGAAAGAAGTGAAAACATCGTGAAGGAGAACAATTTCTGGATGGAGCCCATCAGAAACAACTCACCAAACCTGGAGATCTACAATGTGATCATGAAGCAGTCGGAGGCAGACCTGACCAGAACTAGGCCTCACGTAAAGAACACGTCCTTCCAGGTATCTCCTGTTAACCAAGGTTTGGACAATTTATCCGGGGACTACGACAACATGGCCGGCAACTCTTCCGAGAGTGGCTTCGTCACCAATGAGATCTACGAACCTTGCAACGACCAACCAATGAGGAGCAGAGAGTCAGGCTGGGTGGAAAACGAGATATATGGCTACTAG
- the layna gene encoding layilin isoform X3 encodes MEPRTVLMVIAVCLHSGHGSKLLSGQTVCRRGVERPCYKIAYFQDVSRRLGFEEARSACRSDGGHLLSIESMNEQQLIEKLIQGLSAGDGDFWIGLWRRESSNESSVACPGLYEWLDGSDAKFRNWYVDEPSCGSEVCVVMYHQPSASSGIGGPYLYQWNDDRCNMKNNFICKYAAVRGSPTLTPTPTPTGGNGSHVGNALNIIYIVIPTIPLLLLLLVVTAVFCFRLCVRRQKERSENIVKENNFWMEPIRNNSPNLEIYNVIMKQSEADLTRTRPHVKNTSFQVSPVNQGLDNLSGDYDNMAGNSSESGFVTNEIYEPCNDQPMRSRESGWVENEIYGY; translated from the exons ATGGAGCCCAGGACAGTATTGATGGTGATCGCTGTCTGCCTGCACTCCGGCCACGGCTCCAAACTACTGAgcg GTCAGACCGTGTGCCGCAGAGGAGTCGAGCGCCCGTGTTACAAAATCGCCTACTTCCAAGACGTGTCGCGCAGGTTGGGTTTCGAGGAGGCGCGGAGTGCGTGTCGGAGCGATGGGGGGCACCTGCTCAGCATCGAGTCAATGAACGAGCAGCAGCTCATCGAGAAACTGATACAAGGCTTGTCTGCAGGCGATGGTGATTTCTGGATCGGACTCTGGCGGAGAGAGAGCAGTAACGAGAGCTCGGTGGCCTGTCCCGGCTTGTACGAGTGGTTGGACGGGAGTGATGCCAAGTTTAG AAACTGGTATGTGGATGAGCCGTCGTGTGgcagtgaggtgtgtgtggtgatgTATCACCAGCCCTCTGCTTCCTCGGGCATTGGCGGGCCGTACCTATACCAGTGGAACGACGACCGATGCAACATGAAGAACAACTTTATCTGCAAGTACGCGGCAG TTCGAGGGTCTCCGACTCTGACTCCGACTCCGACTCCGACTGGTGGGAACGGCTCCCATGTGG GCAATGCTCTAAACATCATCTACATCGTCATTCCCACAATCCCACTGCTCCTCCTGTTGCTGGTAGTGACCGCGGTGTTTTGTTTCCGCCTCTGTGTAAGAAG GCAGAAGGAAAGAAGTGAAAACATCGTGAAGGAGAACAATTTCTGGATGGAGCCCATCAGAAACAACTCACCAAACCTGGAGATCTACAATGTGATCATGAAGCAGTCGGAGGCAGACCTGACCAGAACTAGGCCTCACGTAAAGAACACGTCCTTCCAGGTATCTCCTGTTAACCAAGGTTTGGACAATTTATCCGGGGACTACGACAACATGGCCGGCAACTCTTCCGAGAGTGGCTTCGTCACCAATGAGATCTACGAACCTTGCAACGACCAACCAATGAGGAGCAGAGAGTCAGGCTGGGTGGAAAACGAGATATATGGCTACTAG